A window of Cellulomonas wangleii genomic DNA:
GCGTCGCGGTGCTGTCCTCGGTCGCCGGCTCGTCCACCGGTGCCTCGGGCGTGGCCTCGACGGCCGTCGGGTCGCCCGCGAGGGGGGGAGCCTGCTCGGCGTCGTCCGCGGACGGCGTCGTCGGGTGCTCGGTCACTGGATCTCCACTCCCTCGATGGTGACGTCGGAGACCGGACGTTCGGAGCCGTCCTGGGTCCCCGCGTCAGCGATGGCCTGCACCACGTCCAGACCGGACGTGATGTGGCCGAACACGGTGTAGCCACCCGCCGCGTCGGACGGGATCTGCGAGTCCTCGTAGACGAGGAAGAACTGGGAGCCCATCGACTCGGCGTCGCCGCCGACGCGGGCCATCGCGATGGTGCCGGCGGGGTACACGTCGTCGGCGGGGGCGTTCTCCACCGGGCCCCACGAGTACCCGGGGTCGCCCATGCCGGTGGCTGTCGGGTCGCCGCACTGCAGCACGTGGATGCCCTGCGTCACGAGCCGGTGGCACAGCGTGCCGTCGAAGTACCCCTCGTCGGCGAGGGTCACGAAGTTCGCGACGGCCTGCGGCGCCGCCGCGCCGTCGAGCTCGACGCCGATCTCACCGGCGGACGTGCTCAGCGTGCCGGTCCAGGTGCGCGCCTCGGCCAGCGCCGGGTCGGGCGCGACGCCGCCGTTGCCCGTCCGTGCGGGGAAGGTCGCGGCGGCGGACGGCGCGTCCTGCGGTCCGGCCGACGGCGGAGCGTCGTCGCGCGTCAGGCCGACGATCGCCACAGCCCCCAGGCCGAGCGCGAGGGCGCCGACCACGCCGCCGGCCACCACGCGGGCGCGCTTCTGGCGCGCACGCTGCGCCTCGAGCATGCGCGCGTGCCTCTTCTCCTGCCGACGGCGCTCCTGCTCGCGCTCGCGCTTCGAAGACACCGCTCTCCTCAGTCTCGTCGTGCCGCCGGCACGTGCGCGTCGCCGCTGCACCGCTGCCGTCCCACGTGCCACCGCCGCAGACGCGCCGGACCCCGGGACAGTCTAGGCAAGCCCGGGCAGTCGTCGCGCACGCTGACCACGGCGTGGCCCCGGTCCCGTGCGCCCCGACGTCCGTCGCCGGCGCCGGTGCAGCACGCGTCCGGGTGCTCGTCTAGCGTGCGGGACATGCAGATGCTCACGGTGGTCGCGCCCGTCTTCGCGGCGCGGTGCTCGGTCCTCGTCGCCCCGGACGGCGACTGCGCCGTCGTCGACCCCGGTGCCGGCACGGCGGAGCAGGTGCGCGAGATCGTCGCCCGCCACGCGCTGCGGCCCCGCGGCGTGCTGCTCACGCACGGGCACGCGGACCACACGTGGGACGCGGCGGCGTTGTCCGCCGCGTTCGACGTGCCCGTGCTGCTGCACGCCGGGGACGTGCACCGGCTGGCGGACCCGTTCGGCACGCTCGGGGTCCTCGACCCGCGCCACGACCCGCGTGGCCCCCTCGCCCAGGCGCTGCGCGCCGTCGGCGTCGAGCCCGCCGCGTGGCAGCAGCCGCAGCAGGTCCAGCCGTTCGGTCGCGCGGGCGTGGGCCGGACGGGTGACGTCGACCTCGACCTCGGCGGGGTCCGGGTCGTCGCCCGGCACGCCCCCGGGCACACCGAGGGCTCCACGCTCTACCTCGTCGACGCGGGGGAGGTCGAACCCGTCGTCCTGTCCGGCGACGTGCTGTTCGCCGGCGGCATCGGTCGCACCGACCTGCCGGGCGGCGACGATGACGCGATGCTCGCGACCCTGCGCGACGTGGTGGCGGCCCTGCCACGCGGGTCCCGCGTGCTGCCGGGCCACGGCCCCGCCACCGACGTGGCGACCGAGCTGGCGACCAACCCGTACCTGCCGCGTCGGGGCTGAGCCGCCGGGACGGCGCGGCCCACGTCCCGGAAGGGTGCGGGACCGGGCGTCGCGTTCTGGGATCATCGTGCCCATGGCGCGACCCACACCCCTGTCCGGATTCCCCGAGTGGCTGCCCGACGGGCGCATCGTCGAGCAGCACGTCCTCGACGTCCTGCGCCGCACGTTCGAGCTGCACGGCTTCGCGGGGATCGAGACGCGGGCCGTCGAGCCGCTCGACCAGCTGCTGCGCAAGGGAGAGACCTCCAAGGAGGTCTACGTGCTGCGGCGCCTGCAGGAGGACCCGGACGCGGCGCCCGAGCGCGCGGGCCAGCTGGGCCTGCACTTCGACCTCACCGTGCCGTTCGCGCGGTACGTGCTGGAGAACGCCGGGCACCTGGCCTTCCCGTTCCGCCGCTACCAGATCCAGAAGGTGTGGCGTGGCGAGCGGCCCCAGGACGGGCGGTTCCGCGAGTTCGTGCAGGCCGACATCGACGTCGTCGGCGCCGGTGCGCTGCCCTACCACTACGAGGTCGAGCTCCCGCTGGTCATGGCGGACGCCCTCGGTGCGCTGCGCGACCTGGGCGTGCCGCCGGTGCGGATCCTCGTGAACAACCGCAAGGTCGCCGAGGGCTTCTACCGCGGCCTGGGTCTCGACGACGTCGAGGCCGTGCTCCGCGGCATCGACAAGCTCGACAAGGTGGGCCCGGAGGCGGTCGCGGCGCTGCTCGTCGACGAGGCCGGCGCCACGCCCGCGCAGGCCGACGCCTGCCTGGAGCTCGCCGCGATCAGTGGCGACGACGCCTCCGTCGTCGAGCGGGTGCGCGAGCTCGCGACCCGGCAGGGGGCATCGAGCGACCTGCTGGAGGAAGGGCTCGGCGAGCTCGGCGCGCTCGTCGCCGCCGCGGCCGAGCGCGCGCCCGGGGTGGTCGTGGCCGACCTGAGGATCGCCCGCGGCCTGGACTACTACACCGGCTCGGTCTACGAGACCGTGCTGGTCGGGCACGAGGACCTGGGGTCCATCTGCTCCGGTGGCCGGTACGACACGCTCGCGTCGGACGGCAACCAGACCTACCCGGGCGTCGGTCTGTCGATCGGCGTGTCCCGGCTGGTGTCCCGGCTGCTGTCCGCCGGCCTCGTGCGCGCGACGCGCTCGGTGCCGACCGCGGTCCTCGTCGCGGTCACGTCGGAGGAGCTGCGCTCGCGGTCCGACGCGGTCGCCGCCGCGCTGCGGGCGCGGGGCATCCCCGTCGAGGTGGCGCCGAGCGCCGCCAAGTTCGGCAAGCAGATCAAGCACGCCGACCGCCGCGGCATCCCCTTCGTGTGGTTCGTCGGCGACCCGGCCGACGACGGCGCACCCGCGCAGGACGAGGTGAAGGACATCCGCTCGGGCGAGCAGGTCCCCGCCGACGCCGCGACGTGGGCGCCGCCGGCGGACGACGTGCGTCCGCGCGTCGTCGCGGCCGGCTGACGCACGGCCGGCTGACGCACGGCCGGCTGCCGCACGGCCGGCTGACGCACGGCCGGCTGCCGCACGGCCGGCTGACGCACGGCCGGCTGCCGCACGGCCGGCTGCCGCACGACCGGCTGCCGCACGACCGGCTGCCGCACGGCCGGCTGCCGGGCGGGCGGCTGACCCTCTCGACACATGGTCGAACGTGTGTTCGAATGACCGTGTGCGATGGGACGGGCAGAAGATCGGTGCGCAGGACGGCACCGCGCTGCCCGGGCTCGACCTGCGCGCCATGCCCGGACTCGTGCGCAGCGTGCGCACGCCGGACTTCGCCGGCGTCACCTTCCACGAGGTGCTGTGCCGTACGGCTCTCAACCGGGTGCCGGACGCGTCGGCGGTGCCGTTCCGGTGGACCGTGAACCCGATGCGGGGCTGCCTGCACGCGTGCGCCTACTGCTTCGCCCGGGGCACCCACCGCTACCTCGACCTCGACGCGGGGGCGGACTTCGACACCCAGATCGTCGTCAAGACCAACGTCGCCGAGGTGCTGCACGCCGAGGTCGGTCGGCCGTCGTGGCGACGCGAGCACGTCGCGCTCGGCACCAACACCGACCCGTACCAGCGGGCGGAGGGCCGGTACGCGCTGATGCCCGGGATCATCGAGGCGCTCGCGGGCTCGGGCACGCCGCTGTCCGTCCTCACCAAGGGCACCCTGCTGCGCCGGGACCTGCCGCTGCTGGCCGAGGCCTCGCGCGACGTGCCGGTGTCGACGGCCGTCTCCATCGCCGTCCTGGACGACGACCTGCAGCAGAGCCTGGAGCCCGGCACGCCGACGGCGCGGGCGCGTCTGGCGCTGGTCCGCGCGGCGCGGGAGGCCGGGCTGCCCGTGCACGTCATGGTGGCGCCGGTGCTGCCCTGGCTGACGGACTCCACGGACCACCTGGACCGGCTGCTCGCCGCCGTCGCCGAGGCCGGGGCCCAGCGGGCCACCGTGCTGCCGCTGCACCTGCGGCCGGGCGCCCGGGAGTGGTTCCTCGCGTGGCTGCGGCGGGAGCGGCCCGACCTGGTGGCCGGCTACGACCGGGTGTACCGGGGCGGGTCGTACGCCCACGCAGAGTACGGCGCCTGGTTGGGCGCGCGGGTCCGCCCGCTGCTCGCACGGCACGGGCTGGACCGCGCCCCGCAGGACGTCGGCGACGGCGTGCGCTGGGGCAGCGACCGGGAGCCCGCGCCGCCGGCCGCCGCCGAGCTGCAGCCCAGTCTCTTCTGAGGGTCCGGCCCGTCGGGGCGGGTGCGCGCGGGGCGTCCCGCGGTAGGGCGTCCGCGTGGGCCGGGCACCGTCGGCGCACCTATGATCGGGGGTGCGTCCGTCCGGGCGCGGATCCCCGACCTGAAGGACCTTCCGTGCTGCGCACCCACACCGCCGGCTCGCTGCGGGCCGAGCACATCGGCACCACCGTCACCCTCACGGGCTGGGTGGACCGCCGGCGCGATCACGGCGGGGTCGCGTTCGTCGACCTGCGCGACGCCTCGGGCATCGCCCAGGTCGTCATCCGCGACGAGGCCGTCGCCCACGGGCTGCGTGCGGAGTACGTGCTCCAGGTCACCGGTGAGGTCGGGCGCCGTCCGCAGGGCAACGAGAACCCCAACCTCGCGACCGGCGAGGTCGAGGTCGTCGCGCACGAGGTCGTCGTCCTCAACGAGTCCGCACCGCTGCCGTTCCAGGTCTCGGCGTCCGTCGACGAGCCGGTGGGGGAGGAGGCGCGCCTGCGCCACCGCTACCTCGACCTGCGCCGGCCCGCCCCGGCCCACGCCATCCGGCTGCGCGCCCAGGTCAACCGTGCCGCGCGCGCGGTGCTCGACGAGCGCGGGTTCGTCGAGGTCGAGACCCCGACGCTGACGCGGTCCACGCCCGAGGGTGCGCGCGACTTCGTCGTCCCGGCGCGCCTGGCCCCGGGCAGCTGGTACGCGCTGCCGCAGTCCCCGCAGCTGTTCAAGCAGCTGCTCATGGTCGGCGGCCTGGAGCGGTACTACCAGATCGCCCGCTGCTACCGGGACGAGGACTTCCGCGCGGACCGCCAGCCGGAGTTCACCCAGCTCGACATCGAGGCCAGCTTCGTCGACCAGGACGACGTCATCGAGCTCGCCGAGGCCGTGCTGACGTCGCTGTGGGAGCTGATCGGGTACACCATCCCGACCCCGATCCCGCGGATGACGTACGCGGAGGCGATGCGCCGGTACGGCACGGACAAGCCCGACCTGCGCTTCGGCCTCGAGCTGACCGACCTCACCGCGTACTTCGCCGAGACCCCGTTCCGGGTCTTCCAGGCGCCGTACGTCGGGGCGGTCGTGCAGCCGGGTGGTGCGAGCACCCCCCGCCGCGGGTTCGACGCGTGGCAGGAGTGGGCCAAGCAGCGCGGTGCCAAGGGCCTGGCCTACGTCACGGTGGGCGAGGACGGCGAGCTCGGCGGACCGGTCGCCAAGAACATCACCGACCAGGAGCGCGCCGGGCTGGCGGCCGCGGTCGGGGCCAACCCGGGTGACGCGGTGTTCTTCGCCGCCGGCAAGCAGAGCGAGGCGCGTGCGCTGCTGGGCGCCGCCCGTCTGGAGATCGGCCGCCGCGGCGGGCTGATCGACGAGGACGCCTGGTCGTTCGTGTGGGTCGTCGACGCACCGCTGTTCAAGCCCACCGGCGAGGACGACGACGTCGCCGTCGGCAAGGGCGCCTGGACGGCCGTGCACCACGCGTTCACGTCGCCCACCCCGGAGTGGATCGACCGCTTCGAGGAGGACCCGGGTGCGGCCCTCGCGTATGCCTACGACATCGTGTGCAACGGCAACGAGATCGGCGGCGGCTCGATCCGTATCCACCGGCGCGACGTGCAGCAGCGCGTCTTCGAGGTCATGGGCATCGGGCAGGAGGAGGCCCAGGAGAAGTTCGGCTTCCTGCTCGACGCCTTCGCGTTCGGTGCGCCGCCGCACGGCGGCATCGCGTTCGGCTGGGACCGGATCGTCGCCCTGCTCACGCGCTCCGAGTCGATCCGTGAGGTCATCGCCTTCCCGAAGTCCGGCGGCGGGTACGACCCGCTGACCGGGGCACCGGCGCCCATCTCGCCCGAGCAGCGCCGCGAGACCGGCGTCGACACGCGTCCCAAGGCCGCCCAGCCGCCCGCCGGCCCGGCCCCCGCCGCCCAGGTGTGAGCCACCGGCTCCTGGCGCGGCTGCCCGCCGCGCTGCGCAGCCGGCGGGACGTGCTGGACCAGCGGCACGACTGGGCCGATGCCGCGGTGCTCGCGCAGGGCGCCGCGGCGGCGGTCCTGGCCCGGGAACGGCCGGGCGGGTCGATCCTGTGGGCCCTGGGGGCACCCGACGAGCTCCACGAGCTCCTCCCCGACGCGCTGCGGAGCCACGGCCCGGGTGTGCGCTGGGCGACGGTCCCGCGCGCCGTGCCCGTCACGCCGGCGGCCCTCGAGGTCGTCGGCGTCGTGCCGGCCACGTCGTGGGACCGGTTCTCGTGCGACGTCCCACCCCCCGCGCAGCCCGGTGAGGACCGCGTCGTCCTCCTCGACGCCGAGCGCGACGCCGCGGCGATCACGGCATGCCTCGACGTGGCGAACCCGACGACCCACGCGCGCCCCGGCGCGTCCGACGACGCGGCGTGGTGGGGTGTGCCGGACCCGGCCGGCGGCCGGCTGCTGGGCGTGATCGGTGTCGCGGTGCGCGCCGGCACGGACGTCCCCTCGATGCACCTGCACGGCCTGGGTGTCGTCCCCGACGCGCGCGGCCACCGGCTGGGCACCGCGCTGGCGGCGGTGGCGACGCGCCGGGCGCTCGAGGGCGGCGCGCCCTGGGTGTCGCTGGGCATGTACGCCGACAACGCGCCGGCACGCCGCGTCTACGCGGCCCTCGGATTCCGGGTCGACGTCGAGAACGCGGGCTACGGGCCGCCGGGTGCCGCACGCCCCTGACGTGCCCCTGGCTCCGCCGTGGTGCTCACCGGGCGGTCCGCGCCGGGCGTGGCTACCGTCGACCATGACGTCGAGGGAGGGAGCACGATGACGCTGGACGGCAAGGTCGCGCTGGTCACGGGCGCGGGATCGGGCATCGGACGGGCGACGGCGGTGCGGCTCGCGCAGGACGGTGCGACCGTCGTCGCGGTCGGGCACCGCCAGGAGAGCGCGGACGACGTCGCCGCGGAGGTCCGCGCGGCGGGCGGGCGGGTGCTGCCCCTCGCCGCGGACGTCGGGGACGCGGAGGCGGTCCGTGAGGTGTACGCCCGGGTGGAGCGCGAGCTGGGGCGCCTCGACGTGGTCGTCGCCAACGCCGGCGTCAACGGGGTGTGGGCGCCGCTGGAGCAGATCGAGCCGGACGAGTGGCACGCCACGCTCGGCACCAACCTCACCGGGACGTTCCTCACCCTGCGCTACGCGCTGCCGCTGCTGCTGCGCCAGGGCGGGGCCGTCGTCGTCGTGTCGTCCATCAACGGGACCCGGACCTTCACGACGCCCGGGGCGTCGGCGTACGCCACCAGCAAGGCGGGTCAGGTCGCGCTCGCCCGCATGGCGGCCGTCGAGCTCGGCCCGCGCGGGGTGCGCGTCAACGCGGTGTGCCCCGGCGCCATCGAGACGAACATCGACGAGAACACGGAGCAGCGGGACACGGACGACCTCGGGCTGCCGGCGCAGTACCCGCAGGGGCAGATCCCGCTCACGGGGGAGGAGCCGGGCTCGCCGCAGGAGGTCGCCGACGTCATCGCGTTCCTGGTGTCCGACGCGGCGCGGCACGTGACGGGGACCGAGGTCTTCGTCGACGGTGGGCAGGGCCTGGTCGCCTGACGGCCCGGCCGCCCCCTGCCCGCGCGCCTCGGCGGCTCAGTGCAGGATCGCGAACCGGTCGTACAGCCGGCGCAGGGGGCGCGGTGCCCACCAGTTGGCGCGGTCCAGCACCGTCATGGTCGCCGGCACCAGGAACAGGCGGACCACCGTCGCGTCGATCAGCACGGCGACCGCCAGCGCGAACCCGACCTGCTTGATCACCACGAGGTCGCCGGCGACGAACCCGGCGAACACCACGATGATGATGGCCGCGGCCGAGGTGATGATCCGCCCGGAGCGCTGCAGCCCCAGCCGGACCGCGGCGTCGGTCGCCAGCCCCTCGTCGTGCAGCTCCTTGACGCGCGAGAGCAGGAAGACCTCGTAGTCCATCGCCAGACCGAACGCGAAGGCGGCGACGAGCGCCAGCACGTAGGTCTCGATGCCGTTCGTCGACGTGAAGCCCAGCAACCCCTCGAGGTGCCCGTCCTGGAACCCCCAGACCAGCACGCCCAGCGAGGCCAGGATCGACAGCACGTTGGTGAGCAGCGCCTTGACCGGGATCACCACGGAGCCCGTCATGAGGAACAGCAGCAGCAGGGTCGCCACCCCGACGACGGCCAGCGCGACCGGCGCGCGCTCCATGAGCGCCTTCGTGAAGTCGATCTGCGACGCGGCCTGCCCGACCACCCAGCGCTCGAACGGCGCCGGCACGTCACGGACCTCCCGCACGACGTCCGCCGCGACCGGCCCGCCGGGGTCGGTCGTGTCCGCCCGCACGCCGATGACGACGTAGGAGCCCAGCTCGGCCGGCGGGTCGACGGACGCCACGTCCGGCAGGGCCTCGAGCTCCTCGGCCCACGCCGTGGCCTCGGCCAGCGACGTCGCGGCGACCACGGTCACGGCGGGTCCCGCGGCGGCCGGGTAGTTCTCCTCCAGGTCGCCCACGTACTCGCGCTGGGTGGTGCCCTCGGGCAGCAGCTCCAGCCCGCTGATCCGCAGCTCCATGCGCAACGCCGGGGCGGCCAGCAGCAGCAGGAGCGCGACGGACCCGAGCATGACCCACCAGGGGTGGCGCTGGACCCGGGCGGCCAGGGTCGAGAACGCACCCTCCTCACGCTGCACGTCCGACGCGCGGCGCAGCAGGGGGATCCGCGCCACCAGGCCCGGGCGCGCCAGGCGACGGCCCGTGAGCGTCAGCAGCGCGGGGACCAGCGTGATCGCGGTGGAGACCGCCACGAGCACGACCGCCACCCCACCGGCCGCGATGGCCCGCAGGATCTCCGGCCGGAAGACCAGCAGACCCGCGATCGACACCGCGACGGTCACGGCCGAGAACGCGACCGTCCGCCCGGCCGTCGCCATGGTCCGTTCCACCGCCTCCACCACCGGTCCGTCGCCGCGTCGCCGCCGCGACCCCGCGCCGTCGTCCGTCCCGACGGTGCGCTGCAGCTCCTCGCGGAACCGCGACACGATCAGCAGGCCGTAGTCGATGGACAGGCCCAGCCCCAGCACGGTGACGACGTTGACGACCGAGGCGTCGACGTCCATCACGTACGTGAGCGCCAGGAGGGCGCCCAGCCCGCCGGCGATGGACGCGAGGGCGCCGGCCATGGGCATCGACGCCGCCAGGAACCCGCCGAAGACCACCACCATGATGAGCAGCGCGATCGGCAGCGCGACGGCCTCTCCGGTGCGCAGGTCGTCCTCGACCTGCTGCGTGATCTCGTCGACGATGAGGTGCTCGGCGCCCACGACGCCGCGGACGTCCGGTGCGACGTCCCGCAGGTCCTGAGGCACCGCGCGCAGGCGCTGCTCCACCTCGTCCAGCGCGGCGGCCTGCTCGTCCGCCGTCAGGTCCGGCTCGAGCTCGACGACGACGAGGAACCCGTCCCCGTCCTGCGCCAGCAGCGGCGCCGCCGCCGGGCTCTGCACACCGCCGGGCAGCACCAGGGGGTCGATGACCGACACCACCCCGGGCACCGCCGCGATCTGCGCGCGCGCCTCCTCGAGCGCCGGCCCGACCGCGGGGTCCGCCGGGTCGACACCCGTCAGCACGAGGTTCACCGCCGGGCCCGTGGTCCGCTCGTCCGCGAGGATCTGCTGCCCCTCGGTCGACTCCGCGCCCGGGACACCCGGACCCCCGGCCTCGACGCGGTCGAACAGGCTCTGGCCGTGGAGGCCCTGCACGGCCAGGGCGTAGCCCACGACGGTGAGCACGAGCCAGACGACGACGGTCAGGCGCGGGTGGTGGGCGACCCTGCGGCCGAGGCGTGCGAACACGCCCGCCATGCTCGCAGGTCCGGGGCCACCCGCGCACGTCGCGGGACACCGACGCCGCGTCGTGCGCCGTCGTGGCCGTGGGCGGTCCCGTCGGCGGCGGTGCGTAGGCTCGCAGGCATGGACCTGTTCGACGCGGTCGTCTCGACCGCGCAGGGGCTGCCCGCGCCCGCCGCCGGCGCACCCCTCGCGGTGCGCATGCGACCCCGGACCCTCGCCGAGGTCGCCGGCCAGGGGCACCTGCTCGTGGCGGGCTCGCCGCTGCGTCGCCTGGTCGAGCCCGCCGACGAGGCGTCACGCCGTGCCGCGCCGTCGTCGGTGATCCTGTGGGGCCCGCCCGGCACCGGCAAGACGACGCTGGCGTACCTCGTCGCCAGCACCTCGGGACGGCGGTTCGTCGAGCTGTCCGCCGTCACCGCCGGCGTCAAGGACGTGCGCGCCGTGGTCGAGGACGCCCGTCGCCGCCTCGCGTCCGACGGCTCGGAGACCGTCCTGTTCATCGACGAGGTCCACCGCTTCACCAAGGCCCAGCAGGACGCGCTGCTGCCGAGCGTCGAGAACCGGTGGGTGACCCTCGTGGCCGCCACCACCGAGAACCCGTCGTTCTCCGTCAACTCCCCGCTGCTGTCGCGCTCCCTGCTGCTCACGCTGCAGCCGCTGACGACCGACGACGTGCGCGCACTGGTCGAGCGTGCCGTCCGGGACGAGCGCGGCCTGGCGGGGTCCGTCGCGCTGGACGACGACGCGCTCGACCACCTGCTGCGCCTCGCCGGCGGCGACGCCCGCAAGGCGCTGACGATCCTCGAGGCGGCTGCGGGGGCCGCTCTCGGGGACCGTGGCCCCGCGGCCGACGACGCGACGCCCGCCACGGTCGACCTCGCCACCATGGAACGCGCGATCGACGTCGCGGCGGTGCGGTACGACCGTGACGGCGACCAGCACTACGACGTCATCAGCGCGTTCATCAAGTCGGTCCGCGGCTCCGACGTCGACGCCTCGCTGCACTACCTCGCGCGGATGATCGCGGCGGGGGAGGACCCCCGGTTCATCGCGCGGCGCATCGTCATCTCCGCGGCGGAGGACGTCGGCATGGCCGACCCCAGCGCGCTGCAGACCGCGGTCGCGGCCGCGCAGGCCGTCGCGCTCATCGGGATGCCGGAGGCGCGGATCATCCTGGCCGAGGCGGTCGTGCACCTGGCGACGGCCCCCAAGTCCAACGCCGCGTACCTCGGCATCGACCGCGCGCTGGCCGACGTGCGGGCGGGCCGGATCGGCAGCGTCCCGCCGCACCTGCGTGACGCCCACTACGCCGGTGCCCAGGGGCTGGGCCACGGCAAGGGCTACCGCTACGCGCACGACGAGCCGCACGCCGTGGCCACCCAGCAGTACCTGCCGGACGAGCTGGCGGGCACGCGGTACTACGAGCCCTCGGACCGCGGGTTCGAGCGGTCGGTGGGGGAGCGGCTGACCCGGATCCGGTCGATCCTCGACCCCGGGACGCGGCCGGGGCCCGGCACGTCGGGGGGCTGACGGGCGCGCGGTCGCCGCGACCGCGCGCGACGCCACGGTCGGTGTGCCGGTGCCGGTGCCGGCGTCGCGGTCGGACGGACGGGTGGTGGTCGGGTAGCATGGACCGGTCGTCCGCCGTGTGCGGGCGATCGTGCGGTCCGCCGCACGAGCACCACCAGCAAGCAGCACCTGGGGCCCTAGCCCGTGGCACCGACCGTCCTGCGACGGTCAGCGCGCCGCACCAGTGGTCGGCCCCACGCCCGCCGGAACCCTTTCCGTCCGGACCTCGTCCGGTGCGCGGGTGTGCTCGTCCATCGACACGACAGGAAGTACCTCTGTGAGCAACGTGACCCGCTCGCGTCGCCAGGTCCGCCTGAGCCGCGCGCTCGGCCTGGCCCTGACGCCCAAGGCCGTCAAGCACTTCGAGAAGCGCCCCTACCCGCCCGGTGAGCACGGCCGCGCCCGTCGCCGCACCGAGTCGGACTACGCGGTGCGTCTGCGCGAGAAGCAGCGTCTGCGCGCCCAGTACGCGCTGCGCGAGAAGCAGCTCGCCAAGGCGTACGAGAACGCCCGCAAGGCCCCGGGCCTGACCGGTGAGGCCCTCGTC
This region includes:
- the aspS gene encoding aspartate--tRNA ligase yields the protein MLRTHTAGSLRAEHIGTTVTLTGWVDRRRDHGGVAFVDLRDASGIAQVVIRDEAVAHGLRAEYVLQVTGEVGRRPQGNENPNLATGEVEVVAHEVVVLNESAPLPFQVSASVDEPVGEEARLRHRYLDLRRPAPAHAIRLRAQVNRAARAVLDERGFVEVETPTLTRSTPEGARDFVVPARLAPGSWYALPQSPQLFKQLLMVGGLERYYQIARCYRDEDFRADRQPEFTQLDIEASFVDQDDVIELAEAVLTSLWELIGYTIPTPIPRMTYAEAMRRYGTDKPDLRFGLELTDLTAYFAETPFRVFQAPYVGAVVQPGGASTPRRGFDAWQEWAKQRGAKGLAYVTVGEDGELGGPVAKNITDQERAGLAAAVGANPGDAVFFAAGKQSEARALLGAARLEIGRRGGLIDEDAWSFVWVVDAPLFKPTGEDDDVAVGKGAWTAVHHAFTSPTPEWIDRFEEDPGAALAYAYDIVCNGNEIGGGSIRIHRRDVQQRVFEVMGIGQEEAQEKFGFLLDAFAFGAPPHGGIAFGWDRIVALLTRSESIREVIAFPKSGGGYDPLTGAPAPISPEQRRETGVDTRPKAAQPPAGPAPAAQV
- a CDS encoding SDR family oxidoreductase; the encoded protein is MTLDGKVALVTGAGSGIGRATAVRLAQDGATVVAVGHRQESADDVAAEVRAAGGRVLPLAADVGDAEAVREVYARVERELGRLDVVVANAGVNGVWAPLEQIEPDEWHATLGTNLTGTFLTLRYALPLLLRQGGAVVVVSSINGTRTFTTPGASAYATSKAGQVALARMAAVELGPRGVRVNAVCPGAIETNIDENTEQRDTDDLGLPAQYPQGQIPLTGEEPGSPQEVADVIAFLVSDAARHVTGTEVFVDGGQGLVA
- a CDS encoding MMPL family transporter, which produces MAGVFARLGRRVAHHPRLTVVVWLVLTVVGYALAVQGLHGQSLFDRVEAGGPGVPGAESTEGQQILADERTTGPAVNLVLTGVDPADPAVGPALEEARAQIAAVPGVVSVIDPLVLPGGVQSPAAAPLLAQDGDGFLVVVELEPDLTADEQAAALDEVEQRLRAVPQDLRDVAPDVRGVVGAEHLIVDEITQQVEDDLRTGEAVALPIALLIMVVVFGGFLAASMPMAGALASIAGGLGALLALTYVMDVDASVVNVVTVLGLGLSIDYGLLIVSRFREELQRTVGTDDGAGSRRRRGDGPVVEAVERTMATAGRTVAFSAVTVAVSIAGLLVFRPEILRAIAAGGVAVVLVAVSTAITLVPALLTLTGRRLARPGLVARIPLLRRASDVQREEGAFSTLAARVQRHPWWVMLGSVALLLLLAAPALRMELRISGLELLPEGTTQREYVGDLEENYPAAAGPAVTVVAATSLAEATAWAEELEALPDVASVDPPAELGSYVVIGVRADTTDPGGPVAADVVREVRDVPAPFERWVVGQAASQIDFTKALMERAPVALAVVGVATLLLLFLMTGSVVIPVKALLTNVLSILASLGVLVWGFQDGHLEGLLGFTSTNGIETYVLALVAAFAFGLAMDYEVFLLSRVKELHDEGLATDAAVRLGLQRSGRIITSAAAIIIVVFAGFVAGDLVVIKQVGFALAVAVLIDATVVRLFLVPATMTVLDRANWWAPRPLRRLYDRFAILH
- a CDS encoding peptidylprolyl isomerase, with amino-acid sequence MSSKREREQERRRQEKRHARMLEAQRARQKRARVVAGGVVGALALGLGAVAIVGLTRDDAPPSAGPQDAPSAAATFPARTGNGGVAPDPALAEARTWTGTLSTSAGEIGVELDGAAAPQAVANFVTLADEGYFDGTLCHRLVTQGIHVLQCGDPTATGMGDPGYSWGPVENAPADDVYPAGTIAMARVGGDAESMGSQFFLVYEDSQIPSDAAGGYTVFGHITSGLDVVQAIADAGTQDGSERPVSDVTIEGVEIQ
- a CDS encoding GNAT family N-acetyltransferase — its product is MSHRLLARLPAALRSRRDVLDQRHDWADAAVLAQGAAAAVLARERPGGSILWALGAPDELHELLPDALRSHGPGVRWATVPRAVPVTPAALEVVGVVPATSWDRFSCDVPPPAQPGEDRVVLLDAERDAAAITACLDVANPTTHARPGASDDAAWWGVPDPAGGRLLGVIGVAVRAGTDVPSMHLHGLGVVPDARGHRLGTALAAVATRRALEGGAPWVSLGMYADNAPARRVYAALGFRVDVENAGYGPPGAARP
- a CDS encoding MBL fold metallo-hydrolase, producing MQMLTVVAPVFAARCSVLVAPDGDCAVVDPGAGTAEQVREIVARHALRPRGVLLTHGHADHTWDAAALSAAFDVPVLLHAGDVHRLADPFGTLGVLDPRHDPRGPLAQALRAVGVEPAAWQQPQQVQPFGRAGVGRTGDVDLDLGGVRVVARHAPGHTEGSTLYLVDAGEVEPVVLSGDVLFAGGIGRTDLPGGDDDAMLATLRDVVAALPRGSRVLPGHGPATDVATELATNPYLPRRG
- the hisS gene encoding histidine--tRNA ligase encodes the protein MARPTPLSGFPEWLPDGRIVEQHVLDVLRRTFELHGFAGIETRAVEPLDQLLRKGETSKEVYVLRRLQEDPDAAPERAGQLGLHFDLTVPFARYVLENAGHLAFPFRRYQIQKVWRGERPQDGRFREFVQADIDVVGAGALPYHYEVELPLVMADALGALRDLGVPPVRILVNNRKVAEGFYRGLGLDDVEAVLRGIDKLDKVGPEAVAALLVDEAGATPAQADACLELAAISGDDASVVERVRELATRQGASSDLLEEGLGELGALVAAAAERAPGVVVADLRIARGLDYYTGSVYETVLVGHEDLGSICSGGRYDTLASDGNQTYPGVGLSIGVSRLVSRLLSAGLVRATRSVPTAVLVAVTSEELRSRSDAVAAALRARGIPVEVAPSAAKFGKQIKHADRRGIPFVWFVGDPADDGAPAQDEVKDIRSGEQVPADAATWAPPADDVRPRVVAAG
- a CDS encoding Rv2578c family radical SAM protein translates to MRWDGQKIGAQDGTALPGLDLRAMPGLVRSVRTPDFAGVTFHEVLCRTALNRVPDASAVPFRWTVNPMRGCLHACAYCFARGTHRYLDLDAGADFDTQIVVKTNVAEVLHAEVGRPSWRREHVALGTNTDPYQRAEGRYALMPGIIEALAGSGTPLSVLTKGTLLRRDLPLLAEASRDVPVSTAVSIAVLDDDLQQSLEPGTPTARARLALVRAAREAGLPVHVMVAPVLPWLTDSTDHLDRLLAAVAEAGAQRATVLPLHLRPGAREWFLAWLRRERPDLVAGYDRVYRGGSYAHAEYGAWLGARVRPLLARHGLDRAPQDVGDGVRWGSDREPAPPAAAELQPSLF